The following coding sequences lie in one Candidatus Planktophila sulfonica genomic window:
- a CDS encoding ComEC/Rec2 family competence protein has protein sequence MSIRIGALQSSAIHNYQNATTDVVLQVTTDPTKIAPKIMGTAFAPTSFSFIGQALEVDNRYRLRIPVRVIAATKSVQGLLPGQKIRVSAKVLTSKEKRVAALLIVSKKIEVLTPPSMWAHSLSTIRSGLRSATGTGDAGALIPGMVIGDVSKQSVDFKNDMRRSGLTHLVAVSGANFAIVSTFVLWGMQFFFRRVNHRLIATAISLTAFIALVRPSPSVLRAAAMAAVLLFAHGTRQGRDSLPALGFAIGAVVIADPFQARDPGFALSVLATAGLLLLAPKIKPKILAPPIAAMVFCTPVIVAISGYISPMSIIANVLAAPAVTPITIVGFIAALISPISPPLSSALIFLVKPFATWVVWVARWISQYPVLTLRTGLYGFAIAAGVVALIYFGRKKFAIALLIFIISISWLQRFPAGDWHVANCDVGQGDSMVINLHHNRAIVIDVGPDPQLIDRCLHQLGIKEIPLLILTHVHADHVGGLQGAKKNRIVGTTWFGNINAGAKARIDNIEIDVKWPQQGDFDGNPNNSSIAATFTSPDFTLFAAGDIEPPVQAQLLSRIGKVDIYKVAHHGSRFQDFDLLRELSPTIAVVSVGSENSYGHPAPSTIEALTQLDAKVLRTDVDGAVAIRAERHRLSIQRSKRWARLFFWN, from the coding sequence ATGTCGATTCGCATCGGTGCGCTGCAATCAAGTGCGATTCATAACTATCAAAATGCGACAACGGATGTGGTTCTGCAGGTAACAACAGATCCCACAAAGATTGCACCAAAGATTATGGGTACCGCCTTTGCGCCCACATCATTTAGCTTTATCGGGCAGGCGCTAGAAGTTGATAATCGCTACCGACTGCGAATTCCTGTGCGAGTTATTGCTGCAACTAAGAGCGTTCAGGGCTTGTTACCAGGTCAGAAGATTCGGGTCAGCGCCAAAGTTCTAACCAGTAAAGAGAAGCGAGTTGCCGCTCTTCTCATTGTGAGCAAAAAGATTGAAGTACTTACTCCGCCATCGATGTGGGCGCATTCCTTATCAACTATTCGTTCAGGCCTTCGAAGTGCAACCGGCACAGGGGACGCAGGTGCGCTAATTCCTGGAATGGTGATCGGAGATGTCAGTAAACAGAGTGTGGATTTCAAGAACGATATGCGCAGGTCGGGGCTAACCCATCTTGTTGCAGTAAGCGGCGCCAATTTCGCCATCGTTTCAACCTTTGTCTTGTGGGGGATGCAATTCTTCTTCCGTCGCGTTAACCACCGCTTGATTGCAACTGCTATTTCATTGACCGCATTTATTGCGTTGGTCCGCCCTTCTCCATCGGTTTTGCGTGCAGCAGCAATGGCTGCGGTCTTGCTCTTTGCTCATGGAACTCGGCAAGGGCGAGATTCACTACCGGCACTTGGTTTTGCAATCGGCGCTGTAGTGATTGCCGATCCTTTCCAAGCGCGAGATCCGGGTTTTGCTCTCTCTGTTCTTGCAACAGCTGGCTTATTACTGCTTGCACCGAAGATAAAGCCAAAGATCTTGGCGCCGCCCATTGCTGCAATGGTCTTCTGTACACCCGTCATTGTTGCGATATCGGGCTACATCAGTCCCATGAGCATCATCGCAAACGTTCTTGCAGCTCCTGCAGTCACACCTATAACGATTGTCGGATTTATTGCAGCATTGATTTCGCCAATCTCGCCGCCACTTTCATCAGCGCTGATATTTCTCGTTAAACCTTTTGCGACTTGGGTTGTCTGGGTGGCACGGTGGATTTCACAGTATCCAGTTCTTACTCTGCGCACGGGTCTCTATGGATTCGCGATTGCCGCAGGTGTTGTGGCACTTATCTACTTTGGTCGCAAGAAGTTCGCTATTGCACTTCTTATTTTCATCATCTCTATCTCATGGTTGCAACGCTTTCCTGCTGGAGATTGGCACGTAGCTAATTGTGATGTGGGGCAGGGAGATTCAATGGTGATTAATCTTCACCACAACCGTGCAATTGTCATCGATGTTGGACCTGATCCACAGCTGATAGATAGATGCCTTCATCAACTTGGAATTAAAGAGATCCCGTTACTCATTCTTACCCACGTGCATGCAGATCATGTTGGGGGATTGCAGGGAGCAAAGAAGAACCGCATCGTTGGCACAACATGGTTTGGCAATATCAATGCAGGAGCTAAAGCACGCATCGATAACATTGAAATCGATGTGAAGTGGCCGCAACAAGGTGACTTCGATGGCAACCCCAACAACTCGAGTATCGCTGCAACATTTACATCACCTGACTTCACCCTCTTCGCCGCCGGTGATATCGAACCCCCAGTGCAGGCGCAGCTCCTATCGCGGATAGGAAAAGTTGATATCTATAAAGTCGCACATCACGGTTCGCGCTTCCAAGATTTCGATTTATTGCGCGAACTTTCACCCACCATTGCGGTGGTGAGCGTCGGTAGCGAGAATAGCTACGGACATCCCGCACCCAGCACTATCGAAGCTTTGACCCAGTTAGACGCTAAGGTATTGCGTACTGATGTCGATGGCGCTGTTGCTATCCGGGCTGAGCGCCATCGATTATCTATTCAGCGCAGCAAGCGCTGGGCACGCCTATTCTTCTGGAACTAA
- the holA gene encoding DNA polymerase III subunit delta gives MNAFYLLLGSEGALADRALAKLQAQLKEEKAESTTIDASDAQVGDIADALAPSLFSERRALIIKDLQDLPEDSKAEVTRYLDQPDPTMTVIFVHKGGVKGKALLDAIKKIKPEIIPCDAIKKESEKEDFVKGLFQDAGRKATPGAIKAMVGALGTDLRELQSAVSQIALDAPAGAIDEAMVDKFHQGRIETTGFDVADATIDGNLPVALITLRSALETGTDPVMVTSAIAASLRSLAKVSGTNRGTKSFELAGQLGMAPWQIDKARRQLQSWTPRGIATAVEAIAKADADVKGASSDPIFALEKALQTITAAHGQR, from the coding sequence ATGAACGCTTTCTATCTGCTCCTGGGTTCTGAAGGCGCACTCGCCGATCGCGCGCTGGCAAAGTTACAAGCGCAGCTCAAGGAAGAGAAGGCTGAATCCACCACCATTGATGCATCCGATGCACAGGTGGGCGATATCGCCGATGCCCTTGCTCCATCACTCTTCTCCGAACGTCGCGCACTGATTATTAAAGATTTGCAAGATCTGCCCGAAGATTCCAAGGCAGAAGTAACTCGCTACCTTGATCAACCAGATCCCACCATGACTGTCATCTTCGTTCACAAAGGTGGCGTCAAAGGCAAGGCTCTGCTTGATGCAATCAAGAAGATCAAACCCGAAATCATTCCTTGCGATGCCATTAAGAAAGAATCTGAAAAAGAGGATTTCGTTAAAGGCTTATTCCAAGATGCAGGACGCAAAGCAACACCAGGTGCCATTAAGGCAATGGTTGGCGCACTCGGTACTGACCTTCGCGAACTTCAATCCGCAGTCTCACAGATTGCACTCGACGCACCAGCCGGTGCAATCGATGAAGCGATGGTCGATAAATTCCACCAGGGACGAATCGAAACCACAGGCTTCGATGTTGCCGATGCAACTATCGATGGCAATTTGCCCGTTGCACTGATTACTTTGCGCAGCGCACTAGAAACAGGCACAGATCCAGTCATGGTCACATCTGCAATTGCAGCCTCACTTCGTTCTCTTGCAAAAGTTTCCGGAACAAATCGCGGAACAAAATCATTTGAATTAGCGGGACAACTCGGAATGGCTCCATGGCAGATTGATAAAGCTCGTCGTCAGCTTCAATCCTGGACTCCTCGCGGAATCGCAACGGCTGTCGAAGCGATCGCCAAGGCTGATGCCGATGTGAAGGGCGCCTCATCTGACCCCATCTTCGCGCTGGAAAAAGCCCTCCAAACCATCACCGCCGCCCACGGCCAGCGCTAA
- the rpsT gene encoding 30S ribosomal protein S20, with translation MANIKSQIKRIKTNEKAYLRNKSVSSSIKTAVRKFREAVVKGDAAATTAELRAASKALDVAVSKGVIHKNAAANKKSSMAKAAAKAGVR, from the coding sequence GTGGCAAATATCAAGTCGCAAATCAAGCGTATTAAGACAAACGAGAAGGCATACCTTCGCAACAAGTCTGTCTCATCATCAATCAAGACTGCTGTTCGCAAGTTCCGCGAAGCTGTCGTAAAGGGTGACGCTGCTGCAACTACTGCTGAACTCCGTGCAGCTTCAAAGGCTCTCGATGTTGCAGTTTCAAAGGGCGTTATTCACAAGAACGCTGCTGCAAATAAGAAGTCTTCAATGGCTAAGGCTGCTGCTAAAGCCGGCGTTCGTTAA